One window of Fimbriimonadia bacterium genomic DNA carries:
- a CDS encoding 30S ribosomal protein S18, which yields MSEEPITETVEESTPVPAETVTPGEGTGKEEAPRQPGTYRSGPKPRDAESLGAGPRDRQRRFKRRRKICAFCIEKARVIDHKEVPKLRRFLTERGKIMPRRQTGTCARHQRMLATAIRRARECALLPYVAQ from the coding sequence ATGAGTGAAGAACCGATTACCGAAACCGTGGAGGAGTCGACCCCCGTTCCTGCTGAGACTGTAACTCCGGGCGAGGGGACTGGAAAAGAAGAGGCCCCTCGTCAACCGGGCACATACCGCAGCGGTCCGAAGCCGCGCGATGCGGAAAGTCTTGGGGCGGGGCCCCGCGATCGCCAACGCCGATTCAAGCGACGGCGGAAGATCTGTGCCTTCTGCATTGAGAAGGCCCGGGTGATTGACCACAAGGAAGTGCCCAAGCTTCGTCGCTTCCTTACGGAGCGTGGGAAGATCATGCCAAGGCGCCAGACTGGGACGTGCGCCAGACATCAGAGAATGCTCGCAACCGCCATTCGCCGCGCCCGGGAGTGCGCGCTGCTGCCGTACGTCGCCCAGTAG
- a CDS encoding MerR family transcriptional regulator, translated as MRQRHPRGEQAVPISVASRITGVEVHTLRYWEKEFPQYLRPIRTAGGQRRYRPEDISSIFQIRKLLKDEMFSIAGARRVLRMEADRSYS; from the coding sequence ATGAGGCAAAGGCATCCGCGTGGGGAACAAGCGGTGCCGATCAGCGTGGCAAGCCGCATCACCGGGGTGGAAGTGCATACGCTGCGGTATTGGGAGAAGGAGTTCCCGCAGTACCTTCGTCCCATACGCACTGCAGGCGGTCAACGGCGTTATCGACCGGAGGACATCAGCAGCATCTTTCAGATACGGAAGTTGCTCAAAGACGAGATGTTTAGCATCGCAGGCGCCCGAAGGGTGCTTCGCATGGAGGCGGACCGCTCCTACAGCTAG
- the hfq gene encoding RNA chaperone Hfq, giving the protein MAKAINLQDMFLNQCRKEGIGVTVYLIGGVQLRGLVRGFDAFTVLLDSPGKPTQLVYKHAVTSIVPARPISGYRPVHEVSEGREEGPIGSEEE; this is encoded by the coding sequence ATGGCAAAGGCCATAAACCTACAGGATATGTTCTTGAACCAATGCCGAAAGGAAGGCATTGGTGTTACCGTTTATCTGATCGGCGGTGTTCAGTTGCGCGGCCTCGTCCGCGGCTTCGACGCCTTCACCGTATTGCTCGACAGCCCTGGCAAGCCCACTCAGCTCGTGTATAAGCACGCCGTGACTTCCATCGTGCCTGCTCGGCCAATCAGCGGCTATCGGCCTGTACACGAAGTGTCCGAAGGCAGAGAAGAGGGGCCCATCGGCAGCGAAGAGGAGTGA
- a CDS encoding UPF0182 family protein, which yields MLSERKQEMTRGRKFGIVLLLVLVLIVAFGGAATTAYLNWLWFLEDARQPQVFAVRFNTRLLLFAIGFVVSLLFLGLNVAGALRSFSIVHPGVDHPAREFYTALMRAGRGGILRVAWILVALLAVLFGLGLRGQWESLLLFMNASPFGKTDPIFRTDISFYVFRLPLLESLAGSAFFLSLLTLIAVAGIYLAGRAIAGFGRAYLSIPRATPQLNLLAAVTLALLGWQVWLARFSFLYVGGNLFTGPGAADVSARLPVLAVIAYLCWALAAVFAFGAWSLRRFHLHGYGLGALVLMWIVGYLVYPGILQTTVVSPNELEKESPFIKHAIDYTRFAYMLDRIRVVNWQPRAEPTAEDLRAAAGTLENMRLWDYRVINDTYDGLQVIKQYYRFREVDLDRYRIDGKQRMVNIGARELDTDGLGPGAKTWQNLRFQYTHGMGVVLNPVNAADPEGRPNFIVADLPPKYPPDLPVKESRLYYTEGPGDPVFVHSQIAEISAETEAQPDGQSLAPSFPGNRGIAVGSFFRRLLVSAALSEFNVITTEAFTPRSKVLLRRNIMERAYAVYPFLSFDDDPYPVLADGRVYWMMDGYTTTNRYPYSAHSGGSDYAPNYIRNSVKVVIDAATGAMTAYNFDEQDPILKTYLSIYPGLVKPRSAMPQSLQAHIRYPEDLFMAQCNQLQLYHIEDPKVWYQKEDRWSLPKESTEEGGDRPMEAYYCQLRVPDDDKDSFILMLPFTPLGRPNLSAWLAAHCDPDRFGELVLYRFPRTSSLVGPKQASNIFYQNEEISQWATLVGQRGSRVRRGNLLVVPVGSSIIYVEPLYLQAAGDRPIPELKKVALATQRRAVVGDTYAEALARLFGDQAPPVEGTPAPKPGAKPQVAAEVPKETPQQVLARALAARAEAKQALAKQDWAAYGAAQQKLDEALQALQREFAGEGGP from the coding sequence ATGCTGTCGGAGCGCAAGCAAGAGATGACGCGAGGCCGCAAATTCGGTATCGTCCTGCTGCTCGTACTCGTCCTGATTGTCGCCTTCGGTGGGGCGGCCACGACGGCCTATTTGAACTGGCTGTGGTTCCTGGAGGACGCGCGGCAGCCTCAGGTGTTCGCGGTGCGGTTCAACACCCGGCTCCTCCTTTTCGCGATTGGCTTCGTGGTGTCGCTCCTGTTCCTTGGATTGAACGTGGCAGGGGCGCTTCGCTCGTTCTCCATTGTTCATCCGGGCGTGGATCACCCCGCGAGGGAGTTCTATACAGCCCTGATGCGCGCGGGCCGTGGTGGCATCCTTCGGGTGGCGTGGATTCTGGTCGCGTTGCTCGCCGTGCTGTTCGGCCTAGGCCTCCGAGGGCAGTGGGAGAGCCTGCTGCTATTCATGAATGCCTCGCCCTTCGGCAAGACCGATCCGATCTTCAGGACCGACATCTCATTCTATGTCTTCCGGCTACCGTTGCTAGAGAGCCTCGCAGGCTCGGCCTTCTTCTTGTCGCTGCTGACCCTGATCGCGGTAGCCGGCATCTATCTGGCTGGACGAGCCATCGCTGGTTTCGGTCGGGCGTACCTATCTATCCCAAGGGCGACCCCCCAACTGAACCTGCTGGCCGCTGTTACCTTGGCCTTGCTCGGTTGGCAGGTTTGGCTTGCACGGTTCAGCTTCCTGTACGTAGGGGGCAACCTGTTCACCGGGCCTGGCGCAGCCGACGTGTCTGCGAGGCTGCCGGTGTTGGCAGTGATTGCCTACCTGTGTTGGGCTCTCGCCGCGGTGTTTGCGTTCGGTGCGTGGAGCCTCCGCCGTTTCCATCTGCACGGCTACGGGTTGGGAGCGCTGGTGCTCATGTGGATCGTGGGCTACCTCGTGTATCCCGGCATCCTTCAGACGACTGTGGTGAGCCCCAACGAGCTCGAGAAGGAGTCCCCCTTCATCAAGCATGCGATTGACTACACACGATTCGCCTACATGCTAGATCGCATCCGCGTGGTCAACTGGCAGCCGCGTGCCGAGCCTACCGCCGAGGATCTACGAGCGGCAGCCGGCACGTTGGAGAACATGCGGCTGTGGGACTATCGTGTCATCAATGACACTTACGACGGGCTGCAGGTCATCAAACAGTACTACCGCTTCCGAGAGGTTGACCTCGACCGTTACAGGATCGACGGCAAGCAGCGTATGGTCAACATTGGAGCACGAGAGCTGGACACGGACGGCCTCGGACCCGGTGCGAAGACGTGGCAGAACCTGCGCTTCCAATATACACACGGAATGGGTGTGGTCCTCAACCCAGTCAATGCCGCTGACCCGGAAGGGCGCCCGAACTTCATCGTAGCCGACTTGCCACCTAAGTATCCTCCGGACCTTCCGGTGAAGGAGTCGAGGCTATACTATACCGAGGGCCCCGGCGACCCGGTTTTCGTGCACAGCCAGATCGCAGAGATCTCCGCGGAGACGGAGGCCCAGCCGGATGGCCAGAGTCTGGCTCCGTCGTTCCCTGGCAATCGCGGGATCGCGGTCGGCAGCTTTTTCCGAAGGCTGTTAGTGTCAGCGGCTCTATCGGAGTTCAACGTCATAACGACAGAGGCATTCACGCCTCGCTCCAAGGTGCTGCTGCGTCGCAACATCATGGAGCGTGCCTATGCGGTCTATCCGTTCCTCTCCTTCGACGACGATCCGTATCCGGTGTTAGCAGATGGGCGAGTCTACTGGATGATGGACGGATATACGACTACGAATCGGTATCCGTATTCCGCACATTCCGGTGGATCGGATTACGCCCCGAACTACATTCGTAACAGCGTGAAGGTGGTGATTGATGCCGCGACTGGGGCGATGACCGCCTACAACTTCGACGAGCAGGACCCCATCTTGAAGACCTACCTCAGCATCTATCCCGGATTGGTGAAGCCGAGATCCGCTATGCCTCAAAGCCTGCAAGCTCACATCCGGTACCCCGAGGACCTGTTCATGGCACAGTGCAATCAGCTGCAGCTCTACCACATCGAAGACCCAAAGGTGTGGTACCAGAAGGAGGATCGCTGGTCCTTACCCAAGGAGTCCACGGAAGAGGGCGGGGATCGTCCGATGGAGGCCTACTACTGCCAGCTTCGGGTGCCGGATGACGACAAGGACAGCTTCATCCTCATGTTGCCATTCACACCTCTCGGAAGGCCGAACCTCTCGGCGTGGTTGGCGGCACACTGTGACCCCGATCGCTTCGGTGAGCTCGTCCTGTACCGCTTCCCGCGCACCAGCAGCCTAGTAGGTCCGAAGCAGGCGAGCAATATCTTCTATCAGAACGAGGAGATATCACAGTGGGCCACGTTGGTCGGCCAACGCGGCTCGCGTGTGCGTCGGGGCAACCTGCTAGTGGTTCCTGTCGGTAGCAGCATCATCTATGTGGAGCCGCTGTACCTTCAAGCTGCCGGCGACCGCCCCATCCCCGAGTTGAAGAAGGTGGCGCTGGCCACCCAGCGCCGGGCCGTGGTGGGCGACACCTACGCCGAGGCGCTGGCGCGCCTGTTCGGCGACCAGGCGCCTCCCGTCGAGGGGACACCGGCGCCGAAGCCCGGCGCCAAACCCCAGGTAGCCGCCGAGGTGCCTAAGGAGACCCCACAGCAGGTGCTTGCTCGGGCCTTGGCGGCTCGGGCCGAGGCCAAACAAGCACTCGCCAAGCAGGACTGGGCGGCTTACGGTGCGGCCCAGCAGAAGCTGGACGAGGCGCTTCAGGCCCTTCAGCGCGAGTTCGCCGGCGAAGGCGGTCCCTAG
- a CDS encoding arginine--tRNA ligase has product MIRGELAQTIQAALEHAVREGALPECDTPPISIERPKNPEHGDYSSNIGMLLARGLHKPPIEVAQTIASHISHPGVSLAKVAAPGFINLRLDPDWIAGHLPRVLAMDERFGETDIGRGKRALVEYVSANPNGPLTLGHGRNGVIGDVLARCLRKAGWEVETEFYLNDSAASLQMQLFGESVRARYLQLLGYDVSLPDDGYKGEYLVELAKAIREKYGDSLAEGDHAQDKLLFKRLAEQEMRDDQAKDIEAFRLHFDHFVSEQKLHDDGLVEAAVAQLREHGYAYDREGAVWFRSTDFGDDKDRPLVRSTGEPTYIAADAAYHKNKYDRGYDLMIDVWGADHHGYVPRMKAVVAAMGYDPDKLQLLIYQLVRLWRGKDQVRMSTRAGEMITLREVLDEVGVDVARFFFLMRSHDTALDFDLELAKKRSDENPVYYVQYAHARICSILRKAELEDLQAGECTPGLLTDPAEVVLELKLLELPDEVERVVVETAPHRLTTYSQDLARLFHLFYDRCRVVDPANPERSRARLTLCQAVRVTLRNSLELMGVSAPERMEKETDER; this is encoded by the coding sequence GTGATCCGAGGCGAGTTAGCACAGACAATCCAAGCGGCACTCGAACACGCCGTACGTGAAGGTGCCCTGCCTGAGTGCGACACCCCTCCGATCAGCATCGAGAGACCGAAGAACCCCGAGCATGGAGACTACAGCTCGAATATTGGGATGTTGCTCGCTCGCGGCCTGCACAAGCCTCCTATCGAGGTTGCGCAAACCATCGCCTCCCACATCTCTCATCCTGGCGTGTCTCTTGCCAAGGTTGCTGCCCCCGGCTTCATCAACTTGCGTCTAGACCCGGATTGGATCGCCGGCCATCTGCCTCGGGTCTTGGCGATGGACGAGCGATTCGGCGAGACCGACATCGGACGAGGCAAGCGGGCACTGGTCGAGTACGTGAGTGCCAACCCGAACGGGCCCCTCACGCTGGGGCACGGAAGGAATGGTGTGATTGGCGATGTTCTCGCACGCTGCTTGCGCAAAGCCGGCTGGGAAGTGGAGACAGAGTTTTATCTGAACGACTCCGCCGCCTCATTGCAGATGCAACTCTTCGGCGAGAGCGTCCGTGCGCGCTACCTGCAGTTGCTCGGCTACGACGTGTCCCTACCGGACGACGGCTACAAGGGTGAGTACCTTGTCGAGCTGGCCAAGGCAATCCGCGAGAAGTACGGGGATAGTCTGGCGGAGGGCGACCACGCCCAGGACAAGTTGCTCTTCAAGCGCCTCGCCGAGCAAGAGATGCGAGACGACCAGGCGAAGGACATCGAAGCCTTTCGGCTCCACTTCGACCACTTCGTTAGTGAGCAGAAGCTGCACGACGATGGTTTGGTCGAGGCCGCGGTCGCACAGCTTCGCGAACACGGCTACGCCTACGACCGTGAGGGCGCGGTGTGGTTTCGCTCCACCGACTTCGGGGACGACAAGGACCGACCGCTCGTTCGGAGCACGGGGGAGCCAACTTACATCGCGGCGGATGCCGCTTACCACAAGAACAAGTACGACCGTGGCTACGACCTGATGATTGATGTGTGGGGCGCGGACCACCACGGGTACGTGCCACGGATGAAGGCGGTCGTAGCCGCAATGGGCTACGACCCCGACAAGCTACAGCTTCTCATCTACCAGCTCGTCCGCTTATGGCGAGGCAAAGATCAGGTGAGAATGTCCACGCGTGCAGGCGAGATGATCACCCTGCGAGAGGTCCTGGACGAAGTGGGGGTAGACGTAGCACGCTTCTTCTTTCTGATGCGCTCGCATGACACGGCGCTGGACTTCGACTTGGAACTCGCCAAGAAGCGGTCGGACGAGAACCCCGTGTACTACGTGCAATACGCGCATGCACGCATCTGCAGTATTTTGCGGAAGGCGGAGCTGGAGGATCTCCAGGCAGGCGAGTGCACACCGGGACTATTGACTGACCCGGCGGAAGTGGTGCTGGAGCTGAAGCTTCTGGAGCTCCCGGACGAGGTGGAGCGCGTGGTCGTCGAGACAGCGCCCCATCGCCTCACCACTTACAGCCAAGATCTGGCGCGGCTCTTCCACCTGTTCTACGATCGCTGCAGAGTGGTGGACCCGGCGAACCCCGAACGGAGCCGTGCACGACTTACGCTATGCCAGGCGGTTCGCGTGACGTTGAGGAACTCCCTCGAGCTTATGGGGGTCTCCGCCCCCGAGCGCATGGAGAAGGAAACCGATGAAAGGTAG
- a CDS encoding bifunctional phosphoglucose/phosphomannose isomerase, with amino-acid sequence MEPVAILDNPLRLAEHDPKGMMGLALAFPQQCEEAISIYRSSGFRAPQNPIRNVVVCGMGGSAAGGDLLRSVAEEQGSVPVVVCREYELPAFAGEETWAVFCSYSGNTEETLSCFEQARQRGCQQLCITSGGKLGELAEREQVQAIAIPGGQPPRTALGYLFLPLLLAAAEVGIVSAVNVEYLVSDLERIRDAYGPATPLSDNGAKWLASELDGRIPILYGLGGYRGVVASRWKCQINENSKMHAFAHVLPEMNHNEIVGWTRAQSQSDRFSVVLLFDGTESERMHKRWEVTRNLIEPMPVHGIMVDARDLVTRMLSLCYLGDFVSLYLAALGETDPEEIAAINTLKAELAKLDG; translated from the coding sequence ATGGAACCTGTCGCAATTCTCGACAATCCACTTCGGCTCGCCGAGCATGACCCGAAGGGCATGATGGGACTCGCCCTAGCCTTCCCGCAACAATGTGAGGAGGCGATCAGCATCTACCGTTCGTCCGGATTTCGAGCGCCCCAGAATCCTATCCGAAACGTAGTCGTATGTGGTATGGGAGGGTCGGCTGCGGGTGGCGACCTGCTGCGCTCTGTGGCGGAAGAGCAGGGATCGGTGCCTGTGGTGGTTTGCCGAGAATACGAGCTACCTGCATTCGCAGGCGAGGAGACGTGGGCCGTGTTCTGCAGCTACTCCGGCAACACCGAGGAGACCTTGAGCTGCTTCGAGCAGGCTAGGCAGAGGGGATGCCAGCAGCTGTGCATCACGAGCGGCGGCAAGCTCGGTGAACTGGCCGAGCGCGAGCAGGTCCAGGCGATTGCCATCCCCGGCGGACAGCCGCCGCGCACGGCTCTGGGCTACCTGTTTCTTCCGCTGCTTCTCGCAGCAGCGGAAGTTGGCATCGTCTCGGCGGTAAACGTGGAGTACCTGGTGTCCGACCTCGAGCGTATCCGTGACGCCTACGGACCCGCAACCCCTCTTTCGGACAACGGCGCGAAGTGGCTCGCTTCCGAGTTGGATGGGCGAATCCCCATCCTGTACGGGCTCGGCGGCTATCGAGGGGTGGTGGCCTCTCGCTGGAAGTGCCAGATCAACGAGAACTCGAAGATGCACGCGTTCGCCCACGTGCTCCCCGAGATGAATCACAACGAGATCGTGGGCTGGACCCGGGCGCAGTCGCAGTCCGACAGGTTCTCCGTGGTACTGCTCTTCGACGGCACTGAGTCGGAAAGGATGCACAAGCGCTGGGAGGTCACACGAAACCTGATCGAGCCGATGCCTGTGCACGGGATTATGGTGGACGCCAGAGACCTGGTGACCCGGATGCTCTCCCTCTGTTACCTCGGTGACTTCGTGAGCCTGTACCTTGCAGCTCTCGGTGAAACGGACCCGGAGGAGATCGCGGCCATCAACACGCTGAAGGCGGAGCTGGCGAAGCTCGACGGCTAA
- a CDS encoding single-stranded DNA-binding protein, with product MNRIVLVGRLTKDPELRTTNTGKQVASFRIAVDRAFSQEQQADFINIVCWGQTAEFVSNYLTKGRLVGVDGRLQTRTWEDQEGHKRYDFEVVAERVKGLDRPRDSESRDYLDAVSADMPEPVDSGNGDPFETE from the coding sequence ATCAATAGGATAGTGCTCGTCGGCAGGCTCACCAAGGATCCCGAGTTGAGGACCACCAACACGGGTAAGCAGGTGGCATCGTTCCGAATCGCCGTGGATCGAGCCTTCAGCCAGGAGCAGCAGGCCGATTTCATCAACATCGTGTGCTGGGGCCAGACCGCAGAGTTCGTCTCGAACTACCTGACGAAGGGTCGGCTGGTCGGCGTGGACGGCAGGCTGCAGACTCGGACCTGGGAGGACCAAGAGGGCCATAAGCGATACGATTTCGAAGTCGTTGCGGAGCGCGTGAAGGGGCTAGACCGCCCACGCGACAGCGAGTCCCGCGACTATTTAGATGCGGTTAGCGCCGACATGCCGGAGCCTGTGGACAGCGGGAACGGCGACCCATTCGAAACGGAGTAG
- the miaA gene encoding tRNA (adenosine(37)-N6)-dimethylallyltransferase MiaA has product MRADLVVILGPTASGKTATALRLAEAIGGEIVSADSMQVYRGLDIGTAKPTREERMRVPFHLLDVVDVDEDFTVVDFQRLAAESVEDIRSRGRVPILCGGTGFYIRAFLEGYAMDRLPSDAALRERLNREALESGVEALYARLAEVDPEAAARIGRNDRFRIVRALEVCEAGGRPFSSLQTKAPIPLRSLKVGLCWSRSELYRRIDERAAAMLEAGWLQETRDLLSKSYAETAVAKRALGYRWLISHLNGEMTLDEALEMIRRDTRRYAKRQMTWFRKEPDVNWISAERNGPDVWERVLPLLHS; this is encoded by the coding sequence ATGCGCGCAGACCTGGTGGTGATCCTCGGCCCGACGGCATCGGGCAAGACTGCGACTGCCCTCCGCCTAGCCGAAGCGATCGGAGGCGAGATCGTGTCCGCCGATTCCATGCAGGTGTACCGTGGTCTCGACATCGGCACCGCCAAGCCTACGCGGGAGGAGCGGATGCGGGTTCCGTTTCATCTGCTCGACGTGGTGGACGTGGACGAGGACTTCACGGTCGTCGACTTCCAGCGGCTCGCAGCGGAGAGCGTCGAAGACATCCGGTCGCGGGGGCGAGTTCCCATCCTGTGCGGCGGAACCGGGTTCTACATCCGCGCGTTCCTCGAGGGCTACGCGATGGATCGGCTCCCTTCCGACGCGGCTCTGCGGGAGAGACTGAACCGGGAGGCTCTGGAGTCCGGTGTGGAAGCGTTGTACGCTCGCCTCGCCGAAGTGGACCCCGAGGCCGCGGCTCGCATCGGCCGGAACGACCGGTTCCGAATCGTACGGGCGCTCGAAGTGTGCGAGGCCGGTGGCAGACCGTTCAGCAGCCTGCAGACCAAGGCGCCGATCCCACTGAGGAGCCTGAAGGTCGGCCTGTGCTGGAGCCGGTCCGAGCTGTACCGACGAATTGACGAACGTGCGGCTGCGATGCTGGAAGCAGGGTGGCTGCAGGAGACACGCGACCTGCTGTCAAAGAGTTATGCAGAAACCGCAGTCGCAAAGCGGGCGCTCGGCTATCGCTGGCTGATCTCGCACCTGAATGGCGAGATGACGCTGGACGAGGCCCTGGAGATGATTCGGCGCGATACACGCCGATATGCAAAGAGACAGATGACTTGGTTCCGTAAGGAACCGGACGTGAATTGGATCAGTGCCGAGAGGAACGGTCCAGATGTTTGGGAGCGTGTGCTCCCCTTGTTGCACAGCTAG
- the rpsF gene encoding 30S ribosomal protein S6: protein MELRQYEVLYIVAPEVSEPEVEALIARFDKVVADNGGEVEKSGVWEKRRLAYEISGRREGVYCLMHIKAPPALPKELTRQMSITEHILRVRVYSRDPERDAPRVKKAKVEVNGDQ, encoded by the coding sequence TTGGAGTTACGTCAATACGAAGTGCTCTACATCGTGGCTCCTGAAGTCTCGGAGCCGGAAGTAGAGGCCCTTATCGCCCGATTCGACAAGGTCGTCGCCGACAACGGCGGCGAAGTGGAGAAATCCGGAGTTTGGGAAAAGCGCCGCTTGGCGTACGAGATCTCCGGCCGCCGTGAGGGTGTGTATTGCCTAATGCACATAAAGGCCCCTCCGGCATTGCCCAAGGAACTCACCCGCCAAATGTCCATCACGGAGCACATCTTGCGAGTCCGCGTGTACTCCCGGGACCCAGAGCGCGACGCTCCCCGAGTAAAGAAGGCGAAGGTGGAGGTCAACGGTGATCAATAG
- the nhaA gene encoding Na+/H+ antiporter NhaA, with the protein MKGSGNSGRQASRRPARPKLPRVRVPVEALILRFQEFFHIEASGGIALMASMVIAMLWVNLGGHHVYEALWHTPIVVGIGDWVTRTNLHHLINDGLMALFFFVVGLEIKRELLVGELASFRKAALPALAALGGMVVPALIYASLNYGTPEVHGWGVPMATDIAFALGVLALLGSRVPDVVKVFLAALAIIDDIGAVLVIALFYTSDINWGALGIAGVFFCGLLVCNIFRVRNAIAYWILGFCVWAAFLSSGVHATVAGIVVAATIPLRCGMEAESLLERLRSMLREHQRSQSAGAESEGELADRQASIDALQQAAYMFEPPLQRFERALHSWVTFGVVPLFALANAGVLLTAKLAEAYFGPVSMGIVLGLVVGKPLGIVLFSWFGVRCKLAVLPEGTRWYHILGAGCLAGIGFTMALFIANLAFTNGSEIEGAKAGILSASVVAGLLGWFMLAYLCPKRART; encoded by the coding sequence ATGAAAGGTAGCGGCAATTCCGGCCGACAGGCGAGCAGAAGACCGGCCCGCCCCAAGCTACCCCGCGTGCGCGTGCCGGTGGAGGCGCTGATCCTTCGCTTCCAGGAGTTCTTCCACATCGAGGCATCCGGCGGCATCGCACTCATGGCCTCGATGGTTATAGCTATGCTATGGGTCAACCTTGGCGGACACCATGTGTACGAAGCCCTCTGGCACACGCCTATCGTGGTCGGCATAGGCGACTGGGTCACCCGGACGAACCTCCACCACTTGATCAACGACGGCCTAATGGCACTGTTCTTCTTCGTGGTCGGCCTGGAGATCAAGCGCGAGCTTCTGGTCGGCGAGTTGGCCTCTTTCCGCAAGGCTGCGCTCCCTGCACTTGCCGCGTTGGGTGGCATGGTGGTACCGGCCCTGATCTATGCCTCGCTCAACTACGGCACGCCCGAGGTACACGGGTGGGGAGTGCCGATGGCCACGGACATCGCTTTCGCGCTCGGGGTGTTGGCGCTGCTGGGAAGCCGCGTCCCAGACGTTGTGAAGGTGTTTCTCGCGGCACTTGCAATCATAGACGACATCGGTGCGGTGCTCGTCATCGCGCTGTTTTACACCTCGGATATCAACTGGGGCGCCCTGGGTATAGCGGGAGTATTCTTCTGCGGATTGCTCGTGTGCAACATTTTCCGCGTCCGCAACGCCATCGCGTACTGGATACTCGGTTTCTGCGTTTGGGCAGCATTCCTCAGCTCCGGAGTGCACGCAACGGTTGCCGGCATCGTGGTGGCCGCGACGATTCCACTTCGCTGCGGCATGGAAGCGGAGAGCTTACTGGAGCGCCTTCGCTCCATGCTGCGAGAACATCAGCGCTCGCAATCGGCTGGTGCGGAGTCTGAGGGCGAGCTGGCCGACCGCCAGGCTTCCATTGACGCCTTGCAGCAGGCCGCTTACATGTTCGAACCGCCCTTGCAGCGCTTCGAGAGAGCGCTCCATAGTTGGGTCACATTCGGCGTAGTGCCGCTTTTCGCTTTGGCCAATGCAGGTGTGCTGCTGACGGCGAAGCTAGCGGAAGCGTACTTCGGGCCGGTTAGCATGGGTATCGTCCTCGGCCTAGTCGTTGGGAAGCCGCTCGGCATCGTTCTCTTCTCGTGGTTCGGGGTGCGCTGTAAGCTCGCGGTTCTTCCGGAGGGCACGCGGTGGTACCACATCTTGGGAGCAGGCTGCCTTGCGGGAATCGGATTCACTATGGCGCTCTTTATCGCCAACCTCGCGTTCACGAACGGCTCAGAGATCGAGGGCGCAAAGGCAGGCATCCTCTCGGCCAGCGTCGTTGCCGGCCTGCTCGGGTGGTTCATGCTCGCGTACCTGTGCCCCAAGCGCGCTCGAACTTAG